Proteins encoded within one genomic window of Kibdelosporangium phytohabitans:
- a CDS encoding dihydrofolate reductase family protein translates to MNKVFSALAVSVDGYIAGRGTAPGSGLGDAGFLFDWYFDGDTPSKSLDGFRLSEPSARVFDALAARVGAIVAGRKTYDDSEEFGGGGPHPTAPLVVLSHRPAPRAEQSARQTLVTTGIKDAIAAAQELAGDKDVALQGGGMVTEALQAGLIDEIVLHQVPVLVGGGRPYFQQLPGHVRLRLLGATPAPGVTHLHFEVVR, encoded by the coding sequence ATGAACAAGGTTTTCAGTGCTCTGGCTGTCTCAGTCGACGGCTACATCGCCGGCCGCGGCACGGCACCCGGGAGCGGGCTCGGCGACGCCGGTTTCCTTTTCGACTGGTACTTCGACGGCGACACGCCGAGCAAGTCATTAGACGGGTTCAGGCTCAGTGAGCCCAGCGCCCGTGTCTTCGACGCCCTCGCCGCCCGGGTGGGCGCGATCGTGGCTGGACGCAAAACCTATGACGACTCCGAGGAATTCGGTGGCGGCGGCCCGCATCCGACAGCACCGCTGGTGGTGCTCAGCCACCGGCCCGCGCCGCGGGCCGAGCAGTCCGCGCGCCAGACGCTCGTCACCACGGGGATCAAGGACGCCATCGCGGCGGCCCAGGAACTGGCCGGGGACAAGGATGTCGCCCTGCAAGGCGGTGGCATGGTCACCGAGGCGCTCCAAGCGGGACTCATCGACGAGATCGTCCTGCACCAGGTGCCCGTCCTGGTGGGCGGCGGCCGTCCGTACTTCCAGCAGTTGCCGGGACACGTGCGACTGCGGCTGCTGGGCGCCACCCCGGCCCCCGGCGTGACCCACCTGCACTTCGAGGTGGTCCGATGA
- a CDS encoding alpha/beta hydrolase fold domain-containing protein, which translates to MAEGAGHRVARLHLRGGVTRVHWPAGQVTAPPLLVWFTDNSSGSDLAERSGVVVVAAGLREFPAAREVLEWSAAHAASLGADPRQLLVGGDGAGAALAAMVASYAREQGWPPVREVTLADGRTGVMEIGGTTRRD; encoded by the coding sequence ATGGCTGAAGGAGCGGGTCATCGGGTCGCCCGGCTGCACCTGCGCGGCGGGGTGACAAGGGTCCACTGGCCAGCCGGACAGGTGACCGCACCGCCGTTGCTGGTGTGGTTCACCGACAACAGCTCCGGGAGCGACCTGGCGGAACGAAGCGGAGTCGTCGTGGTCGCGGCCGGGTTGCGGGAGTTCCCGGCGGCGCGGGAAGTGCTGGAGTGGTCGGCCGCGCACGCCGCGAGCCTCGGTGCCGACCCGCGGCAGCTGCTGGTCGGCGGAGACGGCGCGGGAGCCGCGCTTGCCGCGATGGTCGCGAGCTACGCACGTGAGCAAGGCTGGCCGCCCGTGCGCGAGGTGACACTCGCCGACGGCCGCACCGGAGTCATGGAAATCGGTGGCACCACAAGAAGGGACTAG
- a CDS encoding alpha/beta hydrolase fold domain-containing protein, translating to MSEHPAELRSVNLPSAADAIELKHLRAFVAVADELNFGRAAARLYVSQSALSRQIQALERLIGCPLLLRSTHRVELTLAGEALLGAAGPLLADLNDAITLTRAAGGEVSTRLAQLWNAVLHDGHAGVAQLREAYEALNAQFPVPEATKVRPVQAGGVSALTVSAGTDTLPDFLHLHGGGLIAGSAFGYRPLAGALAAATGATVLLPDYRLAPEHPFPAGLDDAVAAYRWLLDQGADPGKLTVGGDSAGGGLAVSLLLRLEQQGLPRPARAVLLCPSVNVVAAPQDTPVARWLSLYSGAHPRTDPLLSILEADLSGLPPTLVQTGTGDVILHETRRFVDRATEHGANVQLDLYPVSTHVFHLFWSFLPEAADALEQIGRFLGSTDTTAAAEAG from the coding sequence ATGTCCGAGCACCCCGCCGAGCTCCGGTCGGTGAACCTGCCGTCGGCCGCGGACGCGATCGAGCTCAAGCACCTGCGTGCGTTCGTCGCGGTGGCCGACGAGCTCAACTTCGGCAGGGCAGCGGCCCGGCTGTACGTGTCGCAGTCCGCGCTCAGCAGGCAGATCCAGGCGCTGGAACGGTTGATCGGCTGCCCGCTGCTGCTGCGGTCGACCCATCGCGTGGAGCTGACGCTCGCCGGTGAGGCACTGCTCGGCGCGGCGGGGCCGTTGCTGGCCGACCTCAACGACGCGATCACCCTCACCCGTGCGGCAGGCGGTGAGGTGAGCACGCGGCTCGCGCAACTGTGGAACGCGGTCCTGCACGACGGTCATGCCGGCGTGGCACAGTTGCGCGAGGCGTACGAGGCACTCAACGCGCAGTTCCCAGTCCCCGAAGCAACCAAGGTACGCCCGGTGCAAGCCGGGGGAGTGTCCGCTTTGACCGTCTCAGCCGGAACGGACACCCTGCCGGACTTCCTGCACCTGCACGGCGGCGGGCTGATCGCGGGTTCGGCCTTCGGCTACCGGCCGCTGGCCGGAGCGCTCGCGGCGGCGACCGGTGCGACTGTGCTGCTGCCGGACTACCGTCTCGCGCCGGAACACCCCTTCCCAGCCGGGCTCGACGACGCGGTGGCTGCCTACCGCTGGCTGCTCGACCAAGGCGCGGACCCCGGGAAGCTGACCGTGGGCGGCGACTCGGCAGGCGGCGGGCTCGCGGTGTCCCTGCTGCTCCGGCTGGAACAGCAGGGCCTGCCCCGCCCGGCCCGCGCGGTGCTGCTGTGCCCGTCGGTGAACGTCGTGGCCGCACCGCAGGACACTCCCGTCGCCCGCTGGCTTTCGCTCTACAGCGGTGCTCACCCGCGAACGGACCCGCTGCTGAGCATCCTGGAAGCCGACCTGTCAGGCCTGCCGCCGACGCTCGTCCAAACCGGCACAGGCGACGTGATCCTGCACGAAACGCGCCGCTTCGTCGACCGCGCCACCGAACACGGCGCGAACGTCCAACTGGACCTCTACCCGGTGAGCACGCACGTGTTCCACTTGTTCTGGTCGTTCCTGCCGGAAGCCGCGGACGCACTCGAACAGATCGGCCGGTTCCTCGGCTCGACGGACACCACCGCCGCGGCGGAAGCGGGCTGA
- a CDS encoding SecDF P1 head subdomain-containing protein: MRGIWGLVAVVLALCVGCSTVDGTAVPPSASNHPALVKPVEVRRVVETAPDIKLRDNAGEEYTLGPVEMRLEQFTRAYIQFSPEGGGYMINLELPGDLAAKFGELTTANVDKRLAMIVDNTVVFAPTVTSPIVGGKVQIQQNYTQQQAKDLLDAIGGER; encoded by the coding sequence ATGAGGGGAATCTGGGGACTGGTCGCCGTCGTGCTCGCGCTGTGTGTGGGTTGTTCCACCGTCGACGGGACGGCCGTGCCGCCGTCCGCATCGAACCACCCGGCGTTGGTCAAACCGGTCGAGGTGCGGCGGGTGGTGGAGACGGCGCCCGACATCAAGCTGCGGGACAACGCCGGTGAGGAGTACACGCTGGGGCCGGTCGAGATGCGGCTCGAGCAGTTCACCAGGGCGTACATCCAGTTCAGCCCCGAAGGCGGCGGCTACATGATCAACCTGGAACTGCCCGGCGACCTCGCGGCCAAGTTCGGTGAGCTGACCACGGCCAACGTCGACAAGCGCCTGGCCATGATCGTGGACAACACTGTCGTGTTCGCGCCGACGGTCACCAGTCCGATCGTCGGCGGGAAGGTCCAGATCCAGCAGAACTACACCCAGCAGCAGGCCAAGGACCTGCTCGACGCGATCGGCGGCGAACGGTGA
- a CDS encoding GlsB/YeaQ/YmgE family stress response membrane protein has translation MTVGGIISALIVGLIIGALGRLVVPGKQSIPIWLTIVIGIVAALIGTFIANALGVGDTSGIDWIEVLIQVVIAAAGVAVAAGAYGRRQVR, from the coding sequence ATGACCGTCGGCGGCATCATCAGCGCCCTCATCGTGGGCCTCATCATCGGCGCACTGGGACGACTGGTCGTCCCCGGCAAGCAGTCCATCCCGATCTGGCTGACGATCGTGATCGGTATCGTCGCCGCCCTGATCGGCACCTTCATCGCCAACGCGCTGGGCGTCGGCGACACGTCCGGAATCGACTGGATCGAGGTCTTGATCCAGGTCGTGATCGCGGCGGCGGGTGTGGCGGTGGCCGCGGGCGCGTACGGCCGACGACAGGTTCGATGA